From Pandoraea norimbergensis, the proteins below share one genomic window:
- a CDS encoding winged helix-turn-helix domain-containing protein, translating into MPMSSFDLDDVTNLVQRQGIAARLSEQEKRLLVLLATHAGTSLDKRVLMEALWGRRAQWMEDAAIVQLVSRLRRSLAPLGLQRAIVTVARVGYRFDPPAGHTQTSQSAHTTPASPSHDVLPHHCVAREGHGEVSRHGIVVQIPQIEYRLLSALLSPPHVVHDKRTLIAHLWPDRPDQDDTNLMQVVSRLRRKLIPLGLHRHIVTVPRMGYRFTSSVVAPVTSIDPSGDASASNGGHRHALHRRLHQGAHQCLRSVKRSLVWLTRHLRWYGR; encoded by the coding sequence ATGCCGATGTCATCGTTCGACCTCGACGACGTCACCAATCTCGTGCAGCGTCAGGGCATCGCCGCCCGGCTCTCCGAACAGGAAAAACGTCTGCTGGTGCTGCTGGCCACCCACGCCGGAACCTCGCTCGACAAGCGCGTGCTCATGGAAGCGCTATGGGGACGCCGCGCGCAGTGGATGGAAGACGCAGCGATCGTGCAACTGGTCTCGCGCCTGCGCCGCTCATTGGCCCCGCTCGGCCTGCAACGCGCCATCGTGACAGTGGCACGTGTCGGCTATCGGTTCGACCCGCCGGCGGGCCATACGCAAACGTCGCAAAGCGCGCATACCACGCCGGCTTCGCCGTCGCACGATGTGCTGCCACACCACTGCGTCGCTCGTGAAGGGCACGGCGAGGTGTCTCGCCACGGCATCGTCGTCCAGATTCCGCAGATCGAGTACCGCCTGTTAAGCGCCCTGCTCTCGCCGCCCCACGTCGTCCATGACAAACGTACGTTGATCGCGCATCTATGGCCTGACCGTCCGGATCAGGACGATACCAATCTCATGCAAGTGGTTTCCCGCCTGCGCCGCAAGCTCATTCCGCTCGGCCTGCATCGCCATATCGTGACCGTGCCACGCATGGGCTATCGCTTCACGTCCAGCGTGGTCGCGCCAGTGACGTCGATCGATCCATCCGGCGACGCGAGCGCTTCCAACGGCGGTCACCGACATGCCCTGCACCGGCGCCTTCATCAAGGCGCTCATCAATGCCTTCGCAGCGTGAAGCGCTCGCTCGTGTGGCTGACACGGCATTTGCGCTGGTACGGGCGGTGA